The proteins below come from a single uncultured Carboxylicivirga sp. genomic window:
- a CDS encoding RagB/SusD family nutrient uptake outer membrane protein yields the protein MKLNNIAALLAFVLISESCTNLDETLYSQVESKDYGQTSSEISTLVGGAYATLRGTSDDISIAYPTCEYVFFLNECSSDEACIPARGTNWRDGGRYIQAQRHEWEPDNAMLLSAWRYCYLGINKINEKIFTIESADMTEDAKNSVIAELRSLRAYYYYLLMDMFGNVPLSVDFGSDDNLPNSSRKEVYEFIEKELTESLPNLSENVIYGRMTQSVVYALLARLYINSEVYIGKARWQDCIEACEKVTGYLVEPDYFTNFLTENQVSQENIFIIPYDHKEGTIGNYLASMTFHYSHQYAVSATGDYPWCGNGICGQPGVYSKFEDTDRRKESMCEGEQIHKGTGSVIIMDNGEPLIYTEEIENFEDAKDNVGVRLSKYEVKAGEQWERDHDWVLIRYAEILMMQAECYVRLGSADLARPFVEQICSRAGTETPATIDLDFLNDELLREFLFEGTRRTVNIRFGTYFEPWWEKGSNEAYTAIYPIPQTELDKNPSLTQNPGY from the coding sequence ATGAAGCTAAATAATATTGCCGCACTTTTAGCCTTTGTACTGATTAGTGAATCATGTACCAATTTGGATGAAACACTTTACAGTCAGGTTGAGTCAAAAGATTACGGTCAAACATCAAGCGAAATAAGTACATTAGTTGGCGGTGCATATGCAACCTTACGTGGCACCAGTGATGATATATCCATAGCTTATCCAACATGCGAATATGTATTCTTTTTAAACGAATGTAGCTCCGACGAAGCTTGTATACCGGCAAGGGGAACCAACTGGAGAGATGGAGGACGCTATATTCAGGCACAAAGACACGAATGGGAACCCGACAATGCAATGCTATTAAGTGCATGGCGTTATTGCTATTTGGGTATCAATAAAATCAACGAAAAGATTTTCACCATCGAGTCGGCAGATATGACCGAAGATGCTAAAAACTCGGTTATTGCCGAATTACGTTCTCTACGAGCATATTACTACTACCTATTAATGGATATGTTTGGAAACGTACCTCTTAGTGTTGATTTTGGATCGGATGACAACTTACCAAATTCATCGCGTAAAGAAGTTTATGAATTTATTGAAAAAGAGCTAACCGAATCACTGCCCAACCTATCAGAAAACGTTATTTATGGAAGAATGACACAAAGTGTGGTATATGCATTACTTGCCCGCTTATATATTAATTCTGAGGTATACATTGGTAAGGCTCGTTGGCAGGACTGTATCGAAGCTTGCGAAAAAGTAACCGGATACCTGGTTGAACCCGATTATTTTACCAATTTTCTAACGGAAAATCAGGTATCGCAAGAGAATATTTTCATTATCCCTTATGATCATAAAGAAGGTACAATTGGTAATTACCTGGCCTCTATGACGTTTCATTACTCACATCAGTACGCCGTTTCTGCCACAGGCGATTATCCATGGTGTGGAAATGGTATTTGCGGACAGCCGGGTGTTTACTCTAAATTCGAAGATACTGACCGACGTAAAGAAAGCATGTGTGAAGGTGAGCAAATTCATAAAGGAACAGGTTCGGTAATTATTATGGATAATGGCGAACCCCTCATCTATACCGAAGAGATCGAAAATTTTGAAGATGCCAAAGATAATGTTGGTGTACGCTTAAGCAAATATGAAGTAAAAGCCGGAGAACAGTGGGAAAGAGATCATGACTGGGTATTGATTCGTTATGCCGAAATTTTAATGATGCAGGCAGAGTGTTATGTTCGTTTAGGATCGGCTGACTTGGCACGCCCGTTTGTTGAGCAAATTTGCAGTCGTGCCGGAACCGAAACACCAGCCACCATCGATTTAGATTTTCTGAATGATGAATTGCTTCGTGAATTCCTTTTTGAAGGAACGCGACGAACCGTTAACATTCGCTTTGGTACCTATTTCGAACCTTGGTGGGAAAAAGGATCAAATGAGGCTTACACTGCTATCTACCCTATTCCTCAAACAGAGCTTGACAAAAATCCATCACTCACCCAAAACCCTGGTTATTAA
- a CDS encoding TonB-dependent receptor gives MNKIYQNKAHYLFKVFCLFLFVIGLSTQQMMAQQTTLSVSGTINDETGLPLPGASVIVEGTTNGTITGADGTFQLQVPDQSTIIISFISYKTQSILLNQSTILPLTIQMVPDVVSLNEAVVVAVGYGTMRKSDLTGAISSVASDDLRQGVIASTEQVLQGKVAGLAVVQGSGDPASGSVMRLRGGTSIAAGNNPLVVVDGIPGVDINTVQPSEIESIDVLKDASSAAIYGSRGANGVIIITTNRENKGKSMEYSGYVAMSQVANHLDLLSADQWRQYIRENDISNAIDYGGNTDWQKELEQTGISQSHTISFNNGGKDSGIRASLTYFQNEGVIKTTRLDRLTSSISAYQYGLDDKLKLEIGLNANQDQWNPLDYRIFERSFNLSPVIPVTDNNGDYTSVGGNIYENPVEIMNNRSVKNRRNRALGYFKAELELLPGLKSSTNLSYEYNSLKGNTYKPTYAVLEGQSEKGYAQKTLAEYVNKQLETYVTYDKTIEDHKINVMGGYSYLNNIYEGFGAQRRGFDTDLFLDNNLAAGQDYRADDNYSYKGKATLISFFGRANYSYAGKYMLTGTVRRDGSSRFGANNKWGTFPSASFGWRITEENFMDATRNWLDNLKLRVGYGITGNQEGIGEYMSLEITGAVSTDRYYDGVSDSWKSGFGTVQNANPDLKWEQTAQLNIGLDFSIFNRFNGTLEVYQKKTSDLLYTYPVPTTQYAHPYMLANVGDMTNKGIEFSMRGNIMTKGNFTWDANITLASNKQKIDKLSNDKFQTDGVIYSGSLHGLPGMSGMYSQVIKEGYALGTFWGPKNHGLDEDGKFINDEESTDLGNMQPKLNLGFGMNFKYKKLDAAISTYGMFGQKVLNASAMVLSDPSRLPAYNVPDDFLTSGINDDPTYSSYWVEDASFFRLQSVTLGYTLPVQKWGLSNARVFVTGENIFVLTGYSGVDPEVSIDGLEAPGIDMFNYYPKPRTISLGLNLSF, from the coding sequence ATGAATAAAATATATCAAAATAAAGCACATTACCTGTTCAAGGTTTTCTGCTTATTTCTGTTTGTTATCGGCCTATCAACACAACAGATGATGGCGCAACAAACAACCTTATCTGTTTCCGGAACAATCAACGACGAAACAGGTCTCCCACTTCCGGGTGCGTCGGTAATTGTGGAAGGAACAACTAATGGTACCATTACCGGAGCCGACGGCACTTTTCAATTACAAGTACCTGATCAAAGTACGATTATAATCTCTTTTATTAGTTACAAAACACAATCCATCCTGCTTAACCAATCGACTATACTGCCTTTAACCATTCAAATGGTACCTGATGTTGTTTCGCTAAACGAAGCTGTTGTTGTAGCTGTTGGTTATGGTACTATGCGTAAATCGGACCTTACAGGAGCCATTTCGTCGGTTGCTTCTGATGATCTTCGTCAAGGCGTTATTGCTTCAACCGAACAGGTGTTACAAGGAAAAGTTGCCGGATTAGCAGTAGTACAAGGATCGGGAGATCCAGCTTCCGGATCAGTGATGCGACTTCGTGGAGGTACTTCTATTGCAGCAGGAAACAATCCATTAGTGGTAGTTGACGGAATACCTGGAGTGGATATTAATACCGTGCAACCTTCTGAAATTGAATCAATCGATGTACTTAAAGATGCATCATCAGCTGCCATCTATGGTTCACGTGGTGCCAACGGTGTAATTATCATCACAACCAATCGCGAAAACAAAGGTAAAAGTATGGAATACTCAGGATATGTTGCAATGAGCCAGGTTGCAAATCATCTGGACTTACTTTCGGCTGATCAATGGCGCCAGTACATTCGCGAAAACGACATAAGTAATGCTATTGATTATGGCGGAAATACTGATTGGCAAAAAGAATTGGAACAAACTGGTATTTCTCAATCACACACCATCAGTTTTAATAACGGTGGTAAAGATAGTGGTATTCGAGCCTCACTAACTTATTTCCAGAATGAAGGTGTTATTAAAACAACCCGATTAGATCGTTTAACATCCAGCATTTCGGCCTATCAATATGGATTAGATGATAAATTAAAATTAGAAATAGGTTTAAATGCCAATCAAGATCAATGGAATCCTTTAGATTATCGCATTTTTGAGCGTTCTTTTAATCTTAGCCCAGTCATTCCAGTAACCGATAACAATGGTGATTACACAAGCGTTGGTGGCAACATTTACGAAAACCCGGTAGAGATAATGAATAACCGAAGCGTAAAAAATAGAAGAAACAGGGCTTTAGGATATTTCAAAGCAGAACTTGAGTTACTGCCAGGTTTAAAATCATCAACTAATTTATCGTACGAATACAATTCTCTTAAAGGCAATACCTATAAACCAACTTACGCGGTATTAGAAGGACAAAGCGAAAAAGGGTATGCCCAAAAAACACTTGCTGAATATGTTAACAAACAGCTGGAAACCTATGTAACTTACGATAAAACAATCGAAGATCATAAAATCAATGTTATGGGTGGATACTCATATCTGAATAATATTTATGAAGGTTTTGGTGCTCAACGTCGCGGATTTGATACCGATTTATTTTTAGATAATAATTTGGCTGCAGGCCAAGATTACCGTGCAGATGATAACTACTCCTACAAAGGTAAAGCAACCTTAATTTCGTTTTTCGGACGTGCCAATTATAGCTATGCAGGCAAATATATGCTAACGGGTACTGTACGTCGTGATGGTTCAAGCCGATTTGGCGCCAACAATAAATGGGGTACCTTCCCTTCTGCTTCATTCGGATGGCGCATAACAGAAGAAAACTTCATGGACGCTACGCGAAATTGGCTCGATAATTTAAAACTTCGAGTTGGATATGGTATCACGGGTAATCAGGAAGGAATTGGCGAATATATGTCATTGGAGATCACCGGAGCGGTATCTACAGATCGCTACTACGATGGAGTTAGTGATAGTTGGAAATCGGGTTTTGGAACCGTGCAAAATGCAAATCCAGATCTTAAATGGGAACAAACAGCACAGTTAAATATTGGTCTTGACTTCTCAATATTCAATCGTTTTAACGGAACATTAGAAGTTTATCAGAAAAAAACCAGCGACTTATTATATACCTATCCTGTGCCAACTACACAATATGCCCATCCTTATATGCTAGCCAATGTTGGTGATATGACCAATAAAGGTATTGAATTTAGTATGAGGGGCAATATTATGACAAAAGGTAACTTTACTTGGGATGCCAACATTACTCTGGCCAGTAATAAACAGAAAATCGATAAACTTTCGAACGATAAATTCCAAACAGATGGAGTGATTTACAGTGGATCGCTACACGGATTACCAGGCATGTCAGGTATGTATTCTCAGGTTATTAAAGAAGGGTATGCCTTAGGGACTTTTTGGGGGCCTAAAAACCATGGATTAGATGAAGATGGAAAATTCATCAACGACGAGGAATCAACCGATCTGGGTAATATGCAACCAAAATTAAACCTTGGTTTTGGAATGAATTTTAAGTATAAGAAACTGGATGCTGCGATATCAACCTATGGAATGTTTGGTCAAAAGGTATTAAATGCATCGGCAATGGTATTAAGCGACCCCAGCCGTTTACCAGCTTACAACGTACCAGATGATTTTCTGACATCAGGAATAAACGATGACCCAACCTACTCGAGCTATTGGGTTGAAGATGCCTCTTTCTTCCGTCTGCAATCAGTAACACTTGGGTACACTTTACCTGTTCAAAAATGGGGATTATCTAATGCACGGGTATTTGTAACCGGCGAGAATATATTTGTGCTAACAGGCTACTCTGGAGTTGATCCTGAAGTAAGTATCGATGGCCTAGAAGCTCCTGGAATTGATATGTTTAATTATTATCCAAAACCAAGGACCATTTCATTGGGATTAAACCTATCATTCTAA
- a CDS encoding DUF5004 domain-containing protein, producing MKKISIYVLLFLLMLPFQGCYQTDDGDYAAPITIYEKINGTWSLNQLTLVDNYAKANAITPDNEVITSLFNYPDFQIKFNVDDSNQPTTFEVIGDVPDLFLKSGYWALSSSFPNTDLTAVRINLYSSADKTVESDQLRLTSIPGSQETMEFQLVRQSNETAYASYVFNLAPAN from the coding sequence ATGAAAAAGATCAGCATTTATGTATTGCTGTTTTTGTTAATGCTCCCTTTTCAGGGATGTTATCAAACAGATGATGGTGATTATGCAGCTCCTATCACTATTTACGAGAAAATCAATGGCACATGGAGTCTCAACCAATTAACCTTGGTTGATAATTATGCAAAGGCTAACGCTATTACCCCCGATAACGAAGTGATTACTTCGCTATTCAATTATCCTGATTTTCAAATAAAATTCAACGTCGACGATTCAAACCAACCAACAACTTTTGAGGTAATTGGCGATGTTCCTGACCTGTTTCTCAAGAGTGGGTATTGGGCCTTAAGTTCTTCTTTCCCCAATACGGATCTTACAGCGGTTCGAATTAACCTATATTCAAGTGCTGACAAAACCGTTGAATCGGATCAATTACGTCTGACATCCATCCCTGGATCACAAGAAACAATGGAGTTTCAATTGGTACGACAATCCAATGAAACAGCCTATGCATCGTATGTTTTTAATCTTGCTCCAGCTAATTAA
- a CDS encoding DUF6377 domain-containing protein, giving the protein MKIQFAFFIFFVSINSYSQQLDSLLNELEQTIKLKDKYQVEKENRIHKLTEKLHFYQTENLSEKEYHTCLELLYEYQSFIYDSAFYYVERAKQEAIQLQSPVKLANVKIKEGFVLLSSGLFKEAIDTLQSISLHTLPDSIKRDYYSVIARTYYDLADYSHDPKFSFKHRSQGNQYLDSALIYATENTNEYWSIESLRRMKKEDWKGAKYAFSYWMSNFELPRHYEAIATSSLGYIYLLTGYKDKALEYLVMAAISDLKNATKETVALRNLANSLFKRGDKKRAYRYIIIALDDATFYNARHRKIEIASILPIIEGERLAAVEAQKNKLEYYIIASSFLSILVLFFLLIIYRQLKKINKIRKVLQQTVNNLNELNFNLVEANQIKEEYIGYFFNVNSEYIEKMDDFQKHVYRKVSARQFDDLHTLLKNTNLKKERQLLFHRFDEIFLKLFPNFVFKFNELFSKDQRITLKKGELLNSELRIFALMRLGITDNEKIAKFLNFSVTTIYTYKTKTKSKSNYRENFEQQIMAIKAF; this is encoded by the coding sequence ATGAAAATCCAGTTTGCGTTCTTTATTTTCTTTGTTAGCATTAATAGTTATAGCCAACAACTAGATAGTCTACTCAACGAACTTGAACAAACCATTAAGCTAAAAGACAAGTATCAGGTAGAAAAAGAAAATCGTATTCATAAACTAACCGAAAAGCTTCATTTCTATCAAACTGAAAATTTAAGTGAAAAAGAATATCACACCTGCCTGGAGTTACTATACGAGTATCAATCATTTATCTATGATTCGGCATTTTATTACGTTGAGCGGGCTAAACAAGAAGCCATTCAGCTTCAGAGTCCGGTAAAACTTGCAAATGTAAAGATCAAAGAAGGTTTTGTTCTTCTCTCCTCTGGCCTGTTTAAAGAAGCCATAGATACCTTACAAAGCATATCATTACACACATTGCCCGATTCAATTAAAAGAGACTACTATTCGGTTATTGCCAGAACTTATTACGATTTGGCTGATTATAGTCACGACCCTAAGTTCTCATTCAAACATCGAAGCCAAGGAAATCAATATCTTGATTCTGCACTTATTTATGCCACCGAAAACACTAATGAATATTGGTCGATTGAGAGCCTGAGGCGAATGAAGAAAGAAGATTGGAAAGGAGCCAAATATGCTTTTAGCTATTGGATGAGCAATTTTGAATTGCCTCGTCACTATGAGGCCATCGCAACTTCAAGTCTTGGGTACATATATTTATTAACTGGTTATAAAGATAAAGCACTTGAGTATTTGGTAATGGCAGCCATTTCTGATTTGAAAAACGCAACCAAAGAAACGGTGGCTCTCCGTAATCTAGCTAATTCACTTTTTAAGCGAGGTGATAAAAAAAGGGCTTACCGATATATCATAATAGCATTAGATGATGCAACTTTTTACAACGCACGTCATCGAAAAATTGAAATAGCTTCTATTCTTCCTATCATTGAAGGAGAACGTTTAGCCGCTGTAGAAGCACAAAAAAATAAGCTTGAATACTACATCATTGCCTCCTCTTTTTTATCTATTCTTGTATTGTTTTTCTTGCTGATTATTTATAGGCAACTTAAAAAAATTAATAAAATAAGAAAGGTACTACAGCAAACTGTAAATAATCTGAATGAACTTAATTTCAATTTGGTTGAAGCCAATCAAATAAAAGAAGAGTATATTGGTTACTTTTTCAACGTTAACTCGGAGTATATCGAAAAGATGGATGATTTTCAAAAGCACGTATATCGTAAGGTTTCTGCCCGCCAATTCGATGATTTGCATACACTTCTCAAAAATACAAATCTTAAAAAAGAACGTCAATTACTTTTTCATCGTTTCGATGAGATTTTCCTTAAGCTATTCCCCAACTTTGTTTTCAAGTTTAACGAGTTATTTTCCAAAGATCAGCGGATTACTTTAAAGAAAGGAGAATTACTAAACTCTGAACTCAGAATTTTTGCACTTATGCGATTGGGGATAACCGATAATGAAAAAATAGCCAAGTTTCTGAATTTCTCAGTTACTACCATCTATACCTACAAAACAAAAACCAAAAGTAAGTCGAATTATCGCGAAAATTTTGAGCAACAAATAATGGCCATAAAAGCTTTTTAA
- a CDS encoding site-specific integrase — protein sequence MANINFYLKSAKPNKKGQTPVIAQIVFEGKKIRKQIGFIKKSHWNKNNQLAKLPDEDNANYEPYSAFNKSIGHLKTAMIELENKVRDEKRKVTESELRILLNLEVTDERISKDLFEAFDEFLEVQKATMAANTVKGYKTVRNFLEKQFQGDTGHKLRFYEIDTLFADRLLSYCFQVKEIDNDYFVKIVAVLGKFLKWAEDRGYHKGDVPHSLKGIREKETDVIFLSLDELMVLNNYPFNSERLAHARDMFCFAAFTGFRHCDAHSLLPEHIQNEIIHKNQNKTQREAKIPLNKHARAILEKYKDKPYALKQISNQKANEYIKDCLEEIVTDEHFEEGQVFKRKVLIRKVSGRKVTEKAVELYKAITFHMARKTFITNSLMLGANLQVLQEMGAPKRPKHLAKYLKITDAFKNKVMEDTWDKV from the coding sequence ATGGCAAATATTAACTTTTATCTCAAGTCAGCAAAGCCAAATAAAAAAGGTCAAACCCCGGTTATTGCCCAAATTGTTTTCGAAGGGAAAAAGATCAGGAAACAAATTGGCTTCATTAAAAAGAGTCATTGGAACAAGAATAACCAGCTTGCAAAGCTACCTGATGAGGACAATGCCAATTATGAACCATATTCAGCTTTTAATAAATCCATTGGCCACCTGAAAACCGCCATGATTGAGTTAGAAAACAAAGTTAGGGATGAGAAACGAAAAGTAACAGAAAGTGAATTGCGAATTCTTCTTAATCTGGAAGTGACGGATGAAAGAATATCCAAAGATTTATTTGAGGCATTTGATGAATTTTTAGAAGTTCAAAAGGCAACTATGGCGGCTAATACGGTTAAAGGCTATAAAACTGTACGAAACTTCCTTGAAAAGCAATTTCAAGGTGATACTGGCCACAAATTAAGATTCTATGAAATTGATACATTATTTGCTGATCGATTATTGTCTTACTGCTTTCAGGTTAAAGAAATAGACAATGACTATTTTGTGAAAATTGTTGCTGTCTTGGGTAAGTTTTTAAAGTGGGCAGAAGATCGGGGCTATCATAAAGGTGATGTACCGCATTCATTAAAAGGCATAAGGGAAAAAGAAACTGACGTTATATTTCTTTCACTGGATGAACTAATGGTTCTAAATAATTATCCTTTCAACAGTGAACGATTGGCTCATGCTCGTGATATGTTTTGTTTTGCAGCTTTTACTGGTTTTAGACATTGTGATGCACATTCTTTATTGCCAGAGCACATACAGAATGAAATTATCCATAAAAACCAAAATAAAACTCAAAGAGAAGCAAAAATCCCTTTAAATAAACATGCAAGAGCTATTCTGGAAAAGTATAAAGATAAACCTTATGCACTTAAGCAAATTAGCAATCAGAAAGCAAATGAGTATATCAAGGACTGTTTGGAAGAAATAGTTACAGATGAACACTTTGAAGAAGGACAGGTTTTTAAGCGAAAAGTATTAATTCGGAAGGTAAGTGGGAGAAAGGTGACTGAAAAAGCAGTTGAGCTATATAAAGCGATTACTTTTCATATGGCAAGGAAAACGTTTATTACCAATAGTCTTATGCTTGGTGCAAATCTCCAGGTTCTCCAAGAAATGGGAGCTCCCAAACGACCTAAGCATCTAGCTAAGTATCTTAAAATTACAGATGCATTTAAAAATAAAGTAATGGAAGATACTTGGGATAAGGTTTAA
- the istA gene encoding IS21 family transposase → MSQVKQILQLHNQGCGNKTIARNLGISKNTVKSYLSKYRSSKLSLSTLLKMEDHSLEKIFHPGNPAYKDNRFEELKYKLDYYVEELKKTGVTKQLLWEEYRLSNPLGYSLSQFSYHIAQHCLTKNPSMVLHHEPGEKLFVDFAGKRLSYIDPNTGEIIECQVFVACLPYSDYAFCMAVPSQRIDDFIYALTCCLNNLGGVPKVLVPDNLKSAVIKANKYEPTINQALEDFANHYNMAVVPARARKPKDKALVENQVKLIYNRVYARIRNQQFFSLSDLNVAIQEYTIKHNQTRMQKRDYCREEHFLSNEKHLLQELPSKPFEIKYYKQYKLAQNNHIYMGEDKHYYSAPYQYIGQNLKVIYTRSMVRIFHGYNLIAVHKRELGTGTYTTNKEHLCSTHQHYLNRSPEYYKNKAENLSKTLGKLVELVFSQNKYPEQLYKSCDGLFSLFKSTPLETFDKACQMAIDYQNYSYGFVLNIIKNKMTEATQDHSDKNLPEHNNIRGKEYYNNQLSLKF, encoded by the coding sequence ATGAGTCAAGTAAAACAAATACTACAATTACACAATCAGGGCTGCGGCAACAAGACCATAGCACGAAACTTAGGTATTAGTAAAAACACAGTAAAGAGTTATCTGAGTAAATATCGTAGTTCAAAATTAAGTTTAAGTACTTTATTAAAGATGGAAGATCACTCGTTAGAGAAGATTTTTCACCCAGGAAATCCAGCATACAAGGACAATCGTTTTGAAGAGCTCAAATACAAATTAGATTACTATGTGGAAGAGCTCAAGAAGACTGGCGTAACCAAACAGTTACTCTGGGAAGAGTATCGATTATCCAATCCATTGGGATACAGTTTGAGTCAGTTCAGTTATCATATAGCACAGCATTGTTTGACCAAGAATCCATCCATGGTTTTGCATCACGAACCAGGAGAAAAATTATTTGTTGACTTTGCAGGTAAAAGACTTTCTTATATTGATCCAAATACTGGAGAGATAATCGAATGCCAGGTGTTTGTTGCTTGTTTGCCTTATTCGGATTATGCTTTCTGTATGGCAGTCCCCAGTCAGCGTATAGATGACTTTATTTATGCTCTTACCTGTTGTTTAAACAACTTAGGTGGAGTACCTAAGGTTCTTGTGCCGGATAATCTAAAATCAGCTGTTATAAAAGCCAATAAATACGAGCCAACAATTAATCAGGCACTAGAAGATTTTGCCAATCACTATAATATGGCAGTGGTTCCGGCACGAGCAAGAAAACCCAAAGATAAGGCCTTGGTTGAGAATCAGGTGAAACTCATCTATAACCGGGTGTATGCACGTATCAGAAACCAACAGTTTTTCTCTCTTTCAGATCTTAATGTTGCTATTCAGGAATACACCATTAAACACAATCAAACCAGGATGCAGAAGCGCGACTATTGCAGAGAAGAACACTTTTTATCAAACGAGAAACATCTGTTACAAGAACTACCTTCCAAACCATTTGAAATAAAGTACTACAAGCAATATAAACTTGCCCAAAACAACCACATATACATGGGCGAAGATAAACACTATTATAGTGCTCCATATCAATATATCGGCCAAAATCTCAAAGTGATTTACACACGTTCAATGGTACGTATTTTTCATGGATACAATTTAATCGCAGTACATAAACGTGAACTTGGAACTGGTACATATACTACCAACAAAGAGCATCTGTGTTCGACACATCAACATTACTTAAATCGTAGTCCGGAATACTATAAAAACAAAGCCGAAAACCTATCAAAAACATTAGGCAAGCTGGTTGAGTTGGTATTTTCTCAAAACAAGTATCCGGAACAGCTCTATAAAAGTTGCGATGGGTTATTTAGTTTGTTCAAAAGCACTCCATTAGAAACTTTTGATAAAGCTTGCCAAATGGCTATTGATTATCAGAATTACAGCTATGGATTTGTACTGAATATTATAAAAAACAAGATGACAGAAGCTACTCAGGATCATTCTGATAAGAACCTGCCGGAGCATAACAACATTAGAGGAAAGGAATATTATAACAATCAATTATCACTTAAATTTTAG
- the istB gene encoding IS21-like element helper ATPase IstB: MENIENQLSQLRLYGFKTSWNALNETKRQNELSLNEGLEILLQAELQDRDNRRFDRLRKSAHFRYQASLEELKYDSSRGLDKGIISTLATGNYIAKGESVLITGATGCGKSFISSALGHHACAQGYKVAYFNVQKLLQQTKMARLEGTIYQLLTKISKTDLLILDDFGLTHLEKQHQMDLMEIIEDRHASAATIIVSQLPVASWFDIIGEATIADAILDRLVHTSYRIELKGESLRKKM, from the coding sequence ATGGAAAATATCGAAAATCAACTCTCTCAATTACGCTTATACGGCTTTAAAACAAGCTGGAACGCTCTTAATGAAACCAAAAGGCAAAATGAATTATCTCTCAACGAAGGTCTTGAAATACTTTTGCAAGCTGAGTTACAAGATCGTGATAATCGCCGTTTTGACCGATTAAGAAAGTCTGCTCATTTTAGATATCAAGCCTCCTTGGAAGAATTAAAATATGATAGTTCAAGAGGTTTAGATAAAGGTATTATCTCAACCCTGGCAACCGGAAACTACATTGCTAAAGGCGAATCTGTTTTAATAACCGGAGCCACTGGTTGTGGTAAAAGCTTTATATCTTCTGCATTAGGTCATCATGCTTGTGCGCAAGGTTATAAAGTGGCTTACTTTAATGTTCAGAAGTTACTGCAACAAACTAAAATGGCACGCCTGGAAGGCACTATTTATCAGCTGTTAACTAAAATATCAAAAACAGATTTGCTTATCCTAGATGATTTTGGACTGACTCATCTTGAAAAACAACATCAAATGGATCTGATGGAGATTATTGAAGATAGACATGCAAGTGCTGCAACAATTATAGTGAGCCAACTACCTGTTGCCAGCTGGTTTGACATCATCGGAGAAGCCACTATTGCTGATGCGATCTTAGATCGTTTGGTGCACACATCCTATCGGATTGAACTAAAAGGAGAAAGTCTTAGAAAAAAGATGTAA